A section of the Hevea brasiliensis isolate MT/VB/25A 57/8 chromosome 17, ASM3005281v1, whole genome shotgun sequence genome encodes:
- the LOC110639552 gene encoding probable inactive receptor kinase At2g26730 encodes MAVVFDSVAVSFALLLLMLSHGRVHSEPVQDKQTLLAFLSRITHANRVQWNESNSACSWIGVVCDGNQSSVRELRLPGVDLVGQIPPNTLGKLTQLRVLSLRSNRLSGEIPSDFSNLTFLRSLYLQNNEFTGDFPQSLPRLTRLARLDLSSNNFTGSIPFTVNNLTHLTRLYLQNNQFSGTLPSINPSGLMDFNVSNNNLNGSIPSVLSRFPAASFAGNLNLCGGPLPPCSPFFPSPAPSPSEAPPATPVRKKSKKLSTVAIVLIAVGSALVAFLLLLFLLLCLRRKQRRQPAKTPKPTAAPRAVPVEAGTSSSKDDITGGSAEAERNKLVFFEGGIYSFDLEDLLRASAEVLGKGSVGTSYKAVLEEGTTVVVKRLKDVVVTKKEFEMQMEVVGKIKHDNVVPLRAFYYSKDEKLLVYDYMPAGSLSALLHGSRGSGRTPLDWDNRMRIAMSAARGLAHLHVVGNVVHGNIKSSNILLRPDQDACVSDFGLNPLFGTSTPPSRVAGYRAPEVVETRKVTFKSDVYSFGVLLLELLTGKAPNQASLGEEGIDLPRWVQSVVREEWTAEVFDVELMRYHNIEEEMVQLLQVAMACVSTVPDQRPAMQEVVRMIEDINRGEPDDGLRQSSDDPSKGSDGHTPPQESRTPPTTVTP; translated from the exons ATGGCAGTGGTTTTTGACTCTGTTGCTGTTTCCTTCGCTTTGCTTCTGCTAATGTTGAGTCATGGACGAGTTCACTCGGAGCCTGTACAAGACAAGCAAACCCTACTTGCATTTCTCTCTCGAATTACACATGCTAATCGCGTCCAATGGAATGAGTCCAACTCTGCCTGCAGCTGGATAGGGGTTGTCTGCGACGGAAACCAATCCTCAGTGCGCGAACTTCGCCTTCCCGGCGTGGACCTTGTGGGCCAGATTCCACCCAATACCTTGGGAAAACTGACTCAGCTCCGAGTTTTGAGTCTCCGCTCCAACCGTCTTTCCGGTGAGATCCCCTCCGATTTCTCCAATTTAACCTTCCTACGCAGCCTCTATCTCCAAAACAATGAGTTTACTGGTGATTTCCCTCAGAGCTTGCCTCGGCTAACTCGGTTAGCCCGTCTCGATCTCTCTTCAAACAACTTCACTGGCTCAATCCCTTTTACTGTCAACAATTTGACCCATTTGACACGGCTTTATTTGCAGAATAATCAGTTCTCAGGCACTTTACCTAGTATTAACCCGTCAGGTTTGATGGACTTCAATGTGTCgaacaacaatctaaatggttCAATCCCTTCGGTTTTATCCAGATTCCCCGCAGCCTCATTCGCCGGAAATTTAAATCTATGCGGTGGCCCATTGCCGCCTTGCAGTCCATTTTTCCCTTCTCCAGCTCCATCCCCATCAGAAGCCCCACCGGCGACCCCAGTTCGCAAAAAGTCCAAGAAACTCTCCACCGTCGCGATTGTTTTAATTGCAGTTGGCTCCGCGTTAGTAGCTTTCTTACTCTTGCTGTTTCTATTGTTATGTCTCCGGCGGAAACAGCGGAGGCAGCCAGCGAAGACCCCGAAACCAACAGCGGCACCGCGAGCGGTACCAGTGGAAGCGGGAACGTCCTCGTCAAAGGATGATATTACAGGTGGGTCAGCGGAGGCTGAGAGGAACAAGCTGGTGTTTTTTGAGGGAGGCATATACAGCTTCGATTTGGAGGATTTATTGAGGGCATCTGCGGAGGTGCTGGGGAAGGGAAGCGTGGGAACATCTTACAAAGCAGTGCTGGAAGAAGGGACGACGGTGGTGGTGAAGAGGCTGAAGGATGTGGTTGTAACGAAAAAAGAGTTCGAGATGCAAATGGAGGTTGTGGGAAAGATCAAGCACGACAATGTAGTGCCATTGAGAGCGTTTTATTATTCCAAGGATGAGAAACTGCTGGTTTACGATTACATGCCGGCCGGTAGCTTATCTGCTCTCCTCCACG GTAGTAGAGGGTCAGGCCGGACACCACTTGATTGGGACAACCGGATGAGAATCGCAATGAGTGCAGCAAGAGGCCTAGCTCATCTACATGTGGTTGGAAACGTGGTCCACGGCAACATCAAATCCTCCAATATCCTCCTCCGACCTGATCAGGACGCTTGCGTCTCCGACTTCGGACTCAACCCGCTCTTTGGCACCTCTACGCCGCCCAGCCGCGTCGCTGGCTATCGTGCCCCGGAAGTCGTTGAAACCCGTAAAGTTACCTTTAAATCAGACGTGTATAGTTTCGGGGTATTGCTTCTCGAACTGTTAACGGGGAAAGCACCCAATCAAGCCTCCTTGGGCGAAGAAGGCATTGACTTGCCCAGGTGGGTACAGTCCGTGGTTCGAGAGGAATGGACGGCTGAGGTATTTGATGTGGAGTTGATGAGATACCATAACATTGAGGAGGAAATGGTGCAGCTGTTGCAAGTAGCAATGGCGTGTGTTTCGACAGTGCCTGATCAGAGACCGGCAATGCAGGAGGTGGTGAGGATGATTGAGGATATCAATAGGGGAGAGCCCGATGATGGGTTACGGCAATCTTCCGATGATCCATCAAAAGGATCGGACGGTCATACGCCTCCTCAGGAATCCAGGACCCCACCTACAACTGTCACACCGTAG
- the LOC110639560 gene encoding pentatricopeptide repeat-containing protein At5g55740, chloroplastic, producing MGSLPFHTTPSPNFSHSKPTKSHKFSQTHVPKLQLRRFSPPKSYVHHISSLCKQGQIQGALDLLTQMDLRGLLIGPQIYGELLQGCVYERDLYTGQQIHARIIKNGYLIASNEYIETKLLVFYAKCDRLEIANSLFGRLRVKNVFSWAAITGLHCRMGFHQDALMRFCEMIDSGLSADNFMVPNLLKACGALQWIRFGRGVHGYAVKMGLDGCVFVSSSLVDMYGKCGFLGDARQVFENMPQKNVVTWNSMIVGYVQNGFYQEAIEEFYNMRLEDIEQSRVTLSGFLSASVNLGAIEEGKQGHAIAILGGFELDNILGSSILNFYSKVGLIEDAELVFSRMVEKDVVSWNLLISCYVHREQIEKALDVCRLMRLENMKFDSVTLASILSACASTKNIKLGREGHCYSIRNNLESDAVVVSGITNMYAKCGRIDDARVVFNTTINKDLTLWNTLLTAYAELGLVGETLRLFYQMQLESVPPNVTSWNALICGFLRNGEINKARDMFSEMQAVGVHPNLATLTSFISGLVDNGFCNEAVLMFQKTQEYGIRPNVVSIINTISACTDVALLLYGRAIHGYIIRHELWSQVPIANALVDMYVKCGKINESKRVFGMILSKASPIYNANDSFLSLTHCLVQA from the coding sequence ATGGGGTCTCTTCCCTTTCACACTACACCAAGCCCAAATTTCTCCCACTCCAAACCCACTAAATCTCACAAATTTTCGCAAACCCATGTCCCCAAACTTCAATTACGACGATTTTCTCCGCCCAAATCTTACGTCCACCACATTTCTTCTCTATGCAAACAAGGACAAATTCAAGGAGCTTTGGACCTACTTACACAGATGGATCTTCGAGGTCTCCTGATTGGACCCCAAATCTACGGTGAACTACTTCAGGGATGCGTATACGAGCGAGATCTTTACACCGGTCAGCAAATTCACGCtcgaattattaaaaatggttatTTAATTGCAAGTAATGAGTATATTGAGACGAAATTATTAGTTTTTTATGCGAAATGCGATCGTTTAGAGATTGCAAATAGTTTGTTCGGCAGATTGCGAGTAAAGAACGTGTTTTCTTGGGCTGCTATTACTGGTTTGCATTGTAGAATGGGTTTTCATCAAGATGCTTTAATGCGTTTCTGTGAAATGATAGATAGTGGCCTTTCGGCTGATAATTTTATGGTGCCTAATTTGTTAAAGGCTTGCGGCGCATTGCAGTGGATTAGGTTTGGGAGAGGAGTTCATGGATATGCAGTGAAGATGGGTTTGGATGGGTGTGTTTTTGTCTCTAGTAGTCTGGTAGATATGTACGGAAAATGCGGATTTTTAGGGGATGCAAGGCAAGTGTTTGAGAATATGCCTCAGAAGAATGTGGTAACATGGAATTCGATGATTGTGGGTTATGTTCAAAATGGGTTCTATCAGGAAGCAATTGAGGAGTTTTATAATATGAGATTAGAAGATATTGAGCAAAGCCGAGTTACTTTATCGGGTTTTCTTTCTGCTTCAGTTAATTTAGGTGCAATTGAAGAGGGTAAGCAAGGGCATGCCATTGCCATCTTAGGTGGATTTGAATTGGACAATATCTTGGGTAGTTCAATTTTGAACTTCTATTCTAAGGTTGGGTTGATTGAAGATGCTGAGTTGGTTTTTAGTAGGATGGTTGAAAAAGATGTTGTGTCATGGAATTTGCTCATTTCTTGTTATGTTCATCGTGAGCAAATTGAAAAGGCACTTGATGTGTGTCGTCTGATGAGATtagagaatatgaaatttgactcagTGACGCTTGCCTCCATATTATCTGCCTGTGCTAGtaccaaaaatataaaacttggTAGAGAGGGGCATTGTTATTCTATTAGAAACAATCTCGAATCTGATGCAGTAGTTGTCAGTGGCATCACAAACATGTATGCCAAATGTGGGAGAATCGATGATGCAAGGGTAGTTTTCAACACCACAATAAACAAAGATCTTACGTTGTGGAATACATTATTGACTGCTTATGCTGAACTGGGTTTAGTTGGTGAGACCTTGAGGCTTTTCTATCAGATGCAGTTGGAGAGTGTGCCACCAAACGTGACATCTTGGAATGCTTTGATTTGCGGATTTCTCAGAAATGGCGAGATCAACAAGGCCAGGGATATGTTCTCAGAGATGCAGGCCGTTGGTGTCCATCCTAACCTGGCTACTCTGACTTCTTTTATCTCTGGCCTTGTTGATAATGGTTTTTGCAATGAGGCAGTTTTAATGTTCCAGAAAACGCAAGAATATGGGATAAGACCCAATGTTGTAAGCATCATTAACACAATCTCAGCTTGCACGGATGTGGCATTGTTGCTGTATGGAAGAGCCATTCATGGCTATATTATAAGGCATGAGCTCTGGTCGCAAGTGCCAATTGCAAATGCTTTGGTGGATATGTatgttaaatgtggaaaaataaACGAGTCCAAAAGGGTGTTTGGCATGATTTTAAGCAAGGCATCACCCATATATAATGCGAATGATTCATTCCTGTCACTAACACATTGCCTGGTGCAGGCATAA
- the LOC110639543 gene encoding myb family transcription factor EFM: MASPSELTLDCKPHSYSMLLKSFGDQNDQTQKIEEFLSCLEEERLKIDAFKRELPLCMQLLTNAMETSRLQIQAYRANQGPRPVLEEFIPLKNTPSETLDKSSNISDKANWMTTAQLWSQESNETKPQTTLTASPKETNLGFNVSSKLGLDTKQRNGGAFLPFSKERNLCPSPTLALASAEQETEDKKCLEIESGFSCSKRENPGKIGNNNGGVIVIEPGKGTGNSSSDGQATNAVTGNGTDNNTTSSTTTSCQTHRKARRCWSPDLHRRFVNALQMLGGSQVATPKQIRELMKVDGLTNDEVKSHLQKYRLHTRRPSPSPQTAGAPTPQLVVLEGIWVPPEYATAAAAAHSWAPTLYGTHPASHAPPPHFCASPPVPQEFYTAAASGPSPPPPPHHQHQTFHHQLHLYKATSQAHSSPESDVRGTGDRSESIEDGKSESSSWKAESGENGGERKGWLH, translated from the exons ATGGCCTCTCCGTCTGAGCTAACCCTGGATTGCAAACCCCACAGCTATTCTATGCTATTGAAATCTTTTGGAGACCAGAATGACCAGACTCAAAAGATTGAAGAGTTTCTCTCTTGCCTTGAGGAAGAAAGGCTAAAGATCGATGCATTCAAGCGCGAATTGCCCCTTTGCATGCAACTTCTCACCAACG CTATGGAGACTTCAAGGCTGCAAATACAAGCCTATAGAGCAAATCAGGGGCCAAGGCCCGTTCTTGAAGAATTCATACCACTCAAAAACACTCCCTCTGAAACCTTGGATAAGTCCTCAAACATCTCTGATAAGGCAAACTGGATGACTACAGCTCAACTCTGGAGCCAAGAAAGCAACGAAACCAAACCTCAAACCACATTAACCGCTTCCCCTAAAGAAACTAATCTAGGATTCAATGTTAGTTCCAAGCTGGGTTTagacaccaaacaaagaaatggAGGAGCTTTCCTTCCATTCTCAAAAGAACGAAACCTGTGTCCAAGCCCAACCTTGGCTCTTGCTTCTGCTGAGCAAGAAACGGAAGACAAGAAATGTTTGGAAATTGAAAGTGGGTTTTCTTGTTCAAAGAGAGAGAATCCTGGTAAGATTGGCAATAATAATGGTGGGGTAATAGTAATTGAACCAGGAAAAGGGACAGGTAATTCATCTTCTGATGGGCAAGCAACAAATGCTGTGACAGGTAATGGTACAGATAATAATACAACTTCTAGCACTACAACAAGCTGTCAAACTCATAGGAAGGCAAGAAGGTGTTGGTCCCCAGACTTGCACCGGAGATTCGTGAATGCTCTGCAAATGCTTGGAGGTTCTCAAG TGGCCACACCAAAACAAATCAGAGAGCTCATGAAGGTTGATGGTTTGACCAATGATGAAGTTAAAAGCCACCTGCAG AAATATAGGCTTCACACAAGGAGACCTAGTCCAAGCCCACAAACAGCTGGAGCCCCAACACCTCAGCTCGTCGTTCTAGAAGGCATATGGGTCCCGCCGGAGTATGCCACCGCAGCTGCAGCAGCTCACAGCTGGGCCCCTACCCTCTATGGTACCCACCCAGCTTCCCATGCACCGCCACCTCACTTTTGTGCCTCACCACCTGTTCCCCAAGAATTTTACACTGCAGCAGCATCAGGTCCATCTCCGCCGCCGCCTCCTCACCACCAACACCAAACATTCCATCACCAACTACATCTGTACAAGGCCACATCACAGGCTCATAGCTCGCCGGAGTCTGACGTAAGGGGCACTGGAGACCGATCTGAAAGCATTGAAGATGGAAAGTCAGAAAGCAGCAGCTGGAAGGCTGAGAGTGGCGAGAATGGTGGAGAGAGAAAAGGTTGGCTGCATTGA